A portion of the Williamwhitmania sp. genome contains these proteins:
- a CDS encoding S46 family peptidase — translation MKKLIILIVCTLFLGIPVVNADEGMWLLPLLQKMNMGTMKAQGLELSADDIYSVNHSSLKDAVVMFGRGCTGEVVSDKGLLITNHHCGFDYFHSFSSKENNMLENGFWAQSMEEELPVPGLTVSFLVKIEDVTDKVKSQLDTITDESALGFKLRRIGRTLAGEVAKEKGMEASLESFYNGTKYYLFIYQTFSDVRLVGVPPESIGKFGGDTENFMWPRHTGDFSLFRIYADKDNNPAEFSQKNIPYVPHNHLKISLKGVKEGDFTMVLGYPGFTTRYLTSPEVDELMESTHSIRNEVRAQRQQIMMNAMRENSDIRLKYSAKYFESSNAWVVSKSMLELYRSCNLQEKFFRRDSIFRQKVNTSSEFGQEYGTALPLIEGAVAGRRKAMYAHHFLNEALMMGTEVYVNGIRSSYFVKMLGEPNQGGAKMVETRERLVKNARAFFRDYDKEVDRKITVAMLTLVKSHLTPEYRPVFFKTIDDKFKGNIEAYVDDMFRRSVFVDSVKYMKMMLKPSETKLQNDPGFVYAQELFNKVLELKNVYIKYSPELKKGKQLFMLGLIAMDSTKALYPDANFTMRLSTGSVEGYSPRDGIYDLPFTRLKGVIQKEDSTDFEFVVPRKLKQLYAAKDYGRYGNKGEMPVCFLTTNDITGGNSGSPVLNAHGELVGVAFDGVYESLATDIFYDKQLNRSICLDIRYLLFVIDKYANDNRLIQEMSFAD, via the coding sequence ATGAAAAAGTTAATCATCTTAATTGTTTGCACTCTCTTTTTGGGCATTCCGGTTGTCAACGCTGACGAAGGTATGTGGCTTTTGCCGCTCTTGCAAAAAATGAACATGGGAACAATGAAGGCACAGGGGCTAGAGCTCTCTGCCGACGATATTTATAGCGTAAATCACTCTAGCCTAAAGGATGCTGTGGTGATGTTTGGACGAGGATGTACAGGAGAGGTTGTGTCCGATAAAGGGTTGCTCATCACCAACCATCACTGCGGATTCGATTACTTTCACTCCTTCAGTAGCAAGGAGAACAATATGCTGGAAAATGGATTTTGGGCACAGTCGATGGAGGAGGAGTTGCCGGTGCCGGGTCTTACTGTTTCTTTTCTAGTAAAAATTGAAGATGTTACCGATAAGGTTAAATCGCAGCTGGATACAATTACCGATGAGTCTGCTCTTGGGTTTAAGTTGAGGCGGATAGGTCGAACCCTAGCAGGTGAGGTGGCAAAAGAGAAGGGAATGGAGGCCAGCTTGGAGTCGTTTTACAATGGAACTAAGTACTACCTCTTCATTTATCAAACATTTAGCGATGTTCGGTTGGTTGGAGTTCCTCCTGAATCCATTGGGAAGTTTGGTGGCGATACCGAAAACTTTATGTGGCCAAGGCATACTGGTGATTTCAGCCTTTTCAGGATATATGCCGATAAGGATAATAATCCAGCGGAATTCAGCCAAAAAAATATACCATACGTGCCTCACAATCATCTGAAAATATCGCTTAAAGGTGTTAAGGAAGGCGATTTTACCATGGTGCTTGGGTACCCCGGTTTTACCACTCGATACCTCACCTCTCCGGAGGTTGATGAGCTCATGGAGTCCACACATTCAATTCGCAATGAAGTTAGGGCGCAGCGGCAACAAATTATGATGAATGCAATGCGTGAAAACAGCGATATACGGCTTAAATACTCCGCCAAATATTTTGAGTCGAGCAATGCATGGGTTGTTTCAAAGTCGATGCTTGAGCTCTACCGGAGCTGTAATCTGCAGGAGAAATTCTTTCGGCGCGATTCCATTTTTAGGCAGAAGGTAAACACCTCCTCCGAATTTGGCCAAGAGTATGGCACAGCACTACCGCTTATTGAAGGAGCCGTGGCGGGAAGACGGAAGGCGATGTATGCGCATCACTTCTTAAACGAAGCACTTATGATGGGTACCGAAGTTTATGTTAATGGCATTCGAAGTTCCTATTTTGTTAAAATGCTTGGTGAACCCAACCAAGGAGGAGCCAAAATGGTTGAAACAAGGGAACGGTTGGTGAAGAATGCCAGAGCCTTCTTTCGTGATTACGACAAGGAGGTGGATCGGAAAATTACGGTTGCCATGCTAACTTTGGTGAAGAGCCATCTTACTCCTGAATACAGGCCAGTGTTTTTTAAAACTATTGATGACAAGTTTAAGGGCAATATTGAGGCATATGTGGACGATATGTTTAGGCGATCCGTGTTTGTGGACTCTGTCAAATACATGAAGATGATGTTGAAGCCCTCGGAGACAAAGTTGCAGAACGATCCTGGATTTGTTTATGCTCAGGAACTATTTAACAAGGTGCTAGAATTGAAGAATGTATACATAAAGTATAGCCCGGAACTAAAGAAAGGTAAGCAGTTGTTTATGCTAGGTTTGATTGCTATGGATTCCACAAAGGCACTATATCCTGATGCCAATTTCACAATGCGACTTAGTACAGGTAGCGTTGAAGGTTACAGCCCTCGCGATGGAATTTACGACCTGCCTTTTACTCGTTTGAAGGGCGTGATTCAGAAGGAGGATAGCACCGATTTCGAATTTGTGGTTCCACGCAAGCTCAAGCAGCTATATGCCGCGAAGGACTATGGTCGATATGGAAATAAAGGAGAGATGCCCGTGTGTTTTTTAACCACCAATGATATTACTGGAGGTAATTCTGGAAGTCCTGTGCTTAATGCCCACGGCGAGCTTGTTGGAGTTGCTTTCGATGGGGTATACGAGTCACTGGCCACCGATATTTTTTACGATAAGCAGCTGAATCGCTCAATATGTCTTGATATACGCTACTTGCTTTTTGTCATTGACAAGTATGCTAACGATAACCGCTTAATTCAGGAGATGTCATTTGCTGATTAG
- a CDS encoding prolyl oligopeptidase family serine peptidase: MNRQNFKAHSTLPIARFLLLTAFLLLTLQLSAQQGIPIDSLGKGPEIGQFTALENGKAFIYSIKENRNENYFLVKLNGVTKCLGELTSWEQIDNGRFIGVVAKQKKEVSLINTETLKQAPIGKNGKRLIDVGKNSVIVELNSKKKKEYITFNIAHNNSLPDTFNIYSTSPDNGYLLLGNTIDSTTQFFRYSFANKSKKTIAETTGNILDLAISPNGECAAIAYTNKGRSYLLQLNLNKVGEHLDTIPSGWALATKPMLSFSSSGATLQLLLEKVDSTSLLNSSIEVWDYRDVTLASAEAKREERNLNRKFLWIAQNGKLQQVENDTLQKARQVGNSTRYYIGSVEYPYLKQRSWESGKKADYYLIDLENSSATCLKKGAMFYVNSSPSGKYLYWFDTDSCWHSYSIASKKENIITEGANDFFFNIRNDEPTWPGPFAPEGWTKNDEHIILKGYYDLWKCDPSGKEAPLCLTAGYGKEHNMQLRICEASKKRGLNEKEVVVAEGFSLSTKESGLFEIALSKSTQPRLLHGGNFKLTATKVLSNGAIAWRQETYNSYPDIFYKTPAGEVKKVTNLGAYYSKWGTGNVQLVQWFTQHGKQIQGMLFLPDTCIKPPYPLVVNLYERQSDDLHLFRRPEFSEATINIPYYTSNGFAVFIPDIVFEVGNPGESSFECVTSGLRYVFANYPQLDSARVGIQGHSWGAYQAAYLLTRTNLFKAAVAVAPVSDMVSAYGGLRRGVGNSRMFQYESGQSRIGKTLWEAPQTYINHSTVLFANRITTPLLIIANDNDGAVPWEQGIELFLALRRLNQPAWLINYKGDAHVLNKHENKVDLTQRMMTFFTYYLKGSGMPVWMKDPSFE; the protein is encoded by the coding sequence ATGAATAGACAAAACTTCAAAGCACACTCTACACTACCTATTGCTCGCTTTTTACTACTGACCGCTTTCCTACTCCTTACCCTGCAGCTAAGTGCTCAACAGGGGATCCCGATCGACAGCCTTGGAAAGGGACCTGAAATAGGTCAGTTTACAGCACTTGAAAATGGAAAGGCCTTTATTTACTCAATAAAGGAAAACAGGAATGAGAACTACTTCCTTGTCAAATTGAATGGTGTCACAAAATGTCTGGGAGAACTAACATCTTGGGAACAAATTGACAATGGAAGGTTCATTGGCGTTGTAGCTAAGCAAAAAAAAGAGGTTTCACTCATCAACACAGAGACATTAAAGCAAGCGCCCATTGGCAAGAATGGTAAGAGGCTTATTGATGTGGGGAAGAATAGCGTAATAGTGGAACTGAATAGTAAGAAAAAGAAGGAGTACATCACATTCAACATTGCTCACAACAACTCACTTCCCGACACCTTCAATATTTACAGCACATCCCCCGACAATGGATACCTGCTGTTGGGAAATACCATAGATTCAACCACTCAATTCTTTCGTTACTCCTTTGCCAACAAGTCGAAGAAGACAATTGCAGAAACAACCGGAAACATTCTTGATTTAGCCATAAGCCCAAATGGTGAATGTGCCGCCATAGCCTACACAAACAAAGGGAGAAGCTATCTTCTTCAGCTTAACTTGAACAAAGTGGGTGAGCATCTCGATACCATTCCCTCCGGATGGGCACTTGCCACAAAGCCCATGCTATCCTTTAGCAGCAGTGGAGCAACATTACAACTTCTTCTTGAGAAAGTTGATAGTACCAGCCTACTAAACAGCAGCATCGAAGTATGGGATTATCGCGATGTAACACTTGCCTCTGCCGAAGCGAAAAGGGAGGAGCGGAATCTCAATCGAAAATTCTTGTGGATAGCCCAGAACGGAAAGCTCCAACAGGTAGAAAATGACACGCTGCAAAAGGCTCGTCAAGTAGGAAACAGCACGCGCTACTACATAGGCAGCGTTGAATATCCTTACCTAAAGCAGCGCTCTTGGGAGAGTGGGAAAAAGGCAGATTACTACCTAATTGACCTAGAAAACAGTTCGGCCACCTGCCTTAAAAAAGGGGCGATGTTTTACGTAAACTCCTCCCCAAGTGGCAAGTATCTCTACTGGTTCGATACCGATTCCTGCTGGCATTCCTACTCCATTGCCAGCAAAAAGGAGAACATTATAACAGAAGGTGCTAACGATTTCTTTTTCAACATCAGGAACGATGAACCCACTTGGCCCGGGCCATTTGCCCCCGAAGGATGGACAAAAAACGATGAGCACATCATTCTAAAGGGTTACTACGACCTCTGGAAATGCGACCCATCGGGCAAAGAGGCTCCGCTGTGCCTCACCGCTGGATATGGAAAAGAGCACAACATGCAGCTGCGTATATGCGAAGCCAGCAAAAAGCGTGGACTAAACGAGAAAGAGGTGGTTGTGGCAGAAGGATTTTCGCTCTCAACCAAAGAATCTGGATTATTTGAGATAGCACTCTCAAAGTCAACTCAACCACGATTGCTCCATGGCGGAAATTTCAAATTAACCGCCACAAAAGTTTTAAGCAACGGAGCAATTGCATGGAGGCAGGAGACGTATAACAGCTATCCCGATATTTTCTACAAAACACCGGCAGGGGAGGTAAAAAAAGTCACCAACCTTGGCGCCTACTACTCAAAATGGGGCACCGGCAACGTTCAACTAGTTCAGTGGTTTACTCAGCATGGCAAACAAATCCAGGGAATGCTATTTTTACCAGATACGTGTATCAAACCGCCATACCCTCTAGTGGTCAACCTTTACGAAAGGCAGAGCGACGATCTCCACCTATTCAGACGTCCAGAATTTTCCGAGGCCACTATAAACATCCCCTACTATACCTCCAATGGATTTGCCGTATTCATCCCAGACATTGTTTTCGAAGTTGGCAATCCCGGAGAGAGCAGCTTTGAATGTGTTACCAGTGGACTCCGCTACGTGTTTGCAAATTATCCGCAGTTAGACAGCGCCAGAGTTGGCATTCAAGGGCACAGCTGGGGTGCATACCAAGCGGCATATCTTTTAACCCGCACTAACTTATTCAAAGCTGCTGTTGCCGTTGCTCCGGTAAGCGATATGGTGAGCGCCTACGGAGGACTTAGAAGAGGCGTAGGTAACAGCAGAATGTTTCAGTATGAGAGTGGGCAAAGCCGCATAGGCAAAACCCTATGGGAAGCTCCACAAACCTACATCAACCACTCAACGGTACTTTTTGCAAATAGAATTACAACCCCATTACTCATCATTGCAAACGACAATGACGGAGCCGTTCCTTGGGAGCAGGGCATAGAGCTTTTTCTTGCTCTACGAAGGCTTAACCAACCGGCTTGGCTCATAAACTACAAGGGCGATGCCCATGTGCTGAACAAGCATGAAAACAAAGTAGACCTCACCCAGAGAATGATGACCTTTTTCACGTACTACCTTAAGGGATCAGGCATGCCAGTATGGATGAAAGATCCTTCGTTTGAATAA
- a CDS encoding 4Fe-4S binding protein, whose protein sequence is MKGNKNIWRMLLQLGLLGGIILLLLVVWFRPSTVIDFEAYCPFGGFQAFLRYAEAGSLACSMTTTQIFVGLALLGGILIFSKLFCGYLCPLGTIGEWLGKLGDRLKVKVAIPTLADKALRSLKYLLAFATIYFTVSSGELFCKQYDPFFATVSGFNSDVVVTYAIIAIILLLVGSIFIRQFWCRYFCPMGAVSNIFSFFGLTSVLVLGFLVLIALNINVGWTWLLAACCIGGYILEIAPYRRKVFPLIKVTKNDSACSGCKLCDRACPQGIKVSEVKGSVTCIDCNLCGECVTACKKEQALGYNGKRKLWIPALAIVALVFLGIVWGSITEVPTIDERWGSAEEIEQAGVYVQDKMDNVKCYGSSMAFASQMHKVKGVLGVKTYVGSHHVKIYYNPDIIAEKDLKRAIYAPFHSWINRPKLESDTLRAVVIGVNNFYGRNDYVNFLRLMKPHKGVYGYETEWGEPVLIRVFYNPQIFRVEELPGIISSPTLTYTEGEGAAARTVTTDLDYKFEFLKPGYETFTKLQVEQRWFKPFEQEFKAAGSYNLSNTDSLAVFLPQAKSPIFARPIMYLASHLSNDSTIVSFKTRFSSSNPEGVVVFLKGLTSKDKVLDLMRADTLTIRFTDGSVKKIENQLNVLKEKD, encoded by the coding sequence ATGAAAGGAAATAAGAACATTTGGCGCATGCTGCTGCAGCTTGGATTGTTGGGCGGCATTATTCTACTGCTGCTGGTTGTATGGTTTCGACCTAGCACTGTCATCGATTTTGAGGCATACTGTCCGTTTGGTGGATTCCAAGCTTTTTTGCGGTATGCTGAGGCAGGCTCTCTAGCTTGTTCCATGACAACCACCCAGATATTTGTGGGGCTGGCCCTGCTTGGTGGCATATTGATTTTTAGCAAGCTTTTTTGCGGATACCTTTGTCCACTGGGTACCATTGGCGAATGGCTAGGAAAGTTAGGGGATAGGCTTAAGGTAAAGGTTGCAATTCCCACTTTGGCCGACAAGGCATTACGTTCGCTTAAATATCTGCTGGCCTTTGCCACAATTTACTTTACTGTAAGTTCAGGTGAGCTATTTTGCAAGCAGTACGATCCTTTCTTTGCAACGGTAAGTGGATTCAATAGCGATGTGGTAGTTACCTATGCCATTATTGCTATAATTCTTCTTTTGGTTGGCTCCATTTTTATTCGCCAGTTTTGGTGTCGTTACTTCTGCCCAATGGGAGCCGTTTCCAACATCTTTTCCTTTTTTGGACTGACCTCCGTTTTGGTGTTGGGATTCTTGGTGCTAATTGCTTTAAATATTAACGTGGGATGGACATGGCTGCTGGCGGCATGTTGCATTGGTGGTTATATTTTGGAAATTGCTCCTTACAGGCGCAAGGTTTTCCCATTGATAAAGGTGACCAAGAATGATAGTGCCTGCAGTGGATGTAAGCTGTGCGATAGGGCCTGTCCTCAAGGAATTAAGGTGTCGGAAGTGAAGGGTTCCGTAACGTGCATCGATTGCAACTTGTGTGGCGAGTGTGTTACCGCATGTAAAAAGGAGCAGGCGCTGGGTTACAACGGGAAACGAAAGCTGTGGATACCTGCTTTAGCTATAGTGGCGTTGGTTTTTTTAGGCATTGTGTGGGGGAGCATTACAGAGGTTCCTACAATTGATGAGCGTTGGGGTTCAGCCGAGGAGATTGAGCAGGCTGGCGTTTACGTTCAGGACAAAATGGATAATGTTAAGTGCTACGGAAGCTCAATGGCCTTTGCAAGCCAGATGCACAAGGTTAAAGGTGTGCTTGGCGTTAAGACTTACGTTGGTTCACATCATGTGAAAATTTACTATAACCCCGACATCATTGCTGAGAAGGATCTGAAACGGGCTATTTATGCTCCATTCCACTCTTGGATAAATCGTCCAAAATTGGAAAGCGATACCTTGAGGGCTGTGGTTATAGGAGTTAACAACTTCTATGGACGAAACGACTACGTTAACTTTCTTCGGTTAATGAAGCCACATAAAGGGGTTTACGGCTACGAAACGGAGTGGGGTGAACCAGTGCTCATCCGAGTATTTTACAATCCACAAATATTTCGCGTAGAAGAGTTACCCGGCATAATATCATCGCCCACACTTACCTATACCGAAGGGGAGGGTGCTGCAGCAAGGACTGTTACCACCGATTTGGACTATAAGTTTGAGTTTCTGAAACCAGGCTACGAAACTTTTACGAAGCTGCAGGTTGAACAGAGATGGTTTAAACCATTTGAGCAAGAATTTAAGGCAGCGGGTAGCTATAACCTCAGCAATACAGATTCACTTGCTGTTTTCCTTCCGCAGGCAAAGTCCCCAATATTTGCAAGACCAATAATGTATTTGGCAAGTCATTTATCTAACGATAGCACCATTGTCAGCTTCAAAACGCGATTTTCCTCCTCCAACCCCGAAGGCGTGGTTGTATTCCTAAAAGGTCTAACGTCTAAGGATAAGGTGCTCGACCTCATGAGAGCTGATACGCTTACCATTCGATTTACTGATGGTTCCGTTAAGAAGATTGAAAATCAACTTAACGTATTAAAAGAGAAAGATTAA
- a CDS encoding carboxypeptidase-like regulatory domain-containing protein — protein MKTMKYSLVLLSLLFLGLNSVEAQNGNGPYPTDGLVAIRGVVVDKATGKPVEAAAVNLVQYGLWSITCSKGTFTFNNVPLGKVDIVVQNLGYAPFQQTFEFNESKTFQLTISIEEMSFGLKEVAVVAKENKAGASTGSTLERTVIEHLQPNSLGDLMQLLPGQVAQNPDLSKAAQVSIRQVEATDNNAFGASVVVDGAPISNNANLQVQNTASSSDPNFTSVSGKGVDLRQISADNIESIEVIRGIPSVEYGDLTSGAVIVNTKAGKAPFEFRTKINPNNMEFSVGKGFELGEKRGFLNVDADYTSSYSDQRFSNKGFKRFNGQLSYSNSFLEGKMQATLKLSGYSTIDEVKKDPDDEAMHSDTWSKERGVRFTGTTRLSLNKPFSRSLKFDFSAAYGYSEGYYRDLISPDRLAITWAKKDTMVAAAYLPGEYWGVATVEGEPINLFAKLTNSMSTEVFGGRHRIVAGLEVKSDGNIGAGFQYDVTRPAKKAGSSTRPRSYNDIPFLNIYSAFLEDNLTYRVASRDLKVQAGLRYDLIQPGTNVESSVLAPRFNASYKVASFLEIRGGYGVTAKAPGLVHLYPNNAYFDLVSCDYYSSLNPAERLTLLTTRVISTENHSIRSSENSKVEVGADLSFGKVKLAITLFQEKLRHGFSFSQTVKPVTYDYWNTSDLVLQTGQPPLYDPNNPSVKDTVFMAIYTTPTNSVKEDNKGIEFDLNLGRIDAIRTSISANGAYIYSERSSSDNLVQTGKNQQNYTRLGIYPADAKLSRNKRFTTTIRIVHNIPELRFVVSLTIQTIWLNYQKYSCAEYPIGYIDSKGVPTWLTPEQARLPEYSDLVAVVNPNASKAETWPNLWQFNLRLTKNITPNIGFSFFANNVFYSRPTVKSKRTGTYQTLNPNIFFGTELYMKF, from the coding sequence ATGAAAACGATGAAATATAGTCTTGTTCTGCTTAGTCTACTGTTTCTTGGTTTAAATTCTGTAGAGGCTCAGAACGGTAATGGTCCATATCCCACAGATGGGTTGGTCGCAATTCGTGGGGTTGTGGTCGATAAAGCAACAGGGAAACCAGTTGAAGCGGCAGCCGTGAATTTGGTGCAGTATGGTCTATGGAGTATTACCTGTTCGAAGGGAACTTTTACCTTTAATAATGTACCATTAGGTAAGGTTGATATTGTTGTTCAGAATCTTGGTTACGCTCCATTTCAGCAAACGTTTGAGTTCAACGAAAGCAAAACATTTCAGCTTACCATATCCATTGAGGAGATGTCGTTTGGCCTCAAGGAGGTTGCCGTAGTTGCCAAGGAAAATAAGGCTGGTGCCAGTACAGGCTCCACCCTTGAACGAACCGTAATTGAGCACTTGCAGCCAAACAGCCTTGGCGATTTGATGCAGCTTCTTCCTGGGCAGGTGGCTCAGAACCCCGATTTAAGCAAGGCCGCTCAGGTTTCCATTCGGCAGGTGGAGGCAACCGATAACAATGCATTTGGGGCATCTGTGGTAGTGGATGGCGCACCAATATCAAACAATGCAAACCTTCAGGTTCAAAATACCGCGTCCAGCTCCGATCCAAACTTTACATCAGTTTCAGGGAAAGGTGTCGACCTTCGTCAGATTTCTGCGGACAATATTGAGTCCATTGAGGTTATTCGGGGTATCCCCTCCGTTGAGTATGGAGACCTAACTTCGGGCGCCGTGATTGTGAATACGAAGGCAGGGAAAGCACCATTTGAGTTTCGAACTAAAATTAATCCCAACAATATGGAATTTTCGGTTGGGAAGGGTTTTGAACTGGGGGAAAAACGTGGATTTCTAAATGTTGATGCTGACTATACCAGTAGCTATTCCGACCAGCGTTTCTCCAATAAGGGGTTTAAGCGTTTCAATGGTCAGCTATCCTACTCCAACAGTTTTTTGGAGGGGAAGATGCAAGCTACTCTTAAGTTGTCAGGGTATAGCACCATTGATGAGGTTAAGAAAGATCCGGACGATGAGGCCATGCATTCCGACACATGGTCGAAGGAGCGGGGTGTGCGATTTACAGGAACTACCCGACTTTCGCTAAACAAACCGTTTTCTCGTTCATTGAAGTTTGACTTTTCTGCTGCTTATGGCTACTCCGAAGGCTATTATCGCGACTTGATCTCTCCCGATAGGCTAGCCATTACATGGGCTAAAAAGGATACCATGGTAGCCGCTGCTTATTTGCCTGGCGAGTATTGGGGTGTAGCAACGGTTGAGGGTGAGCCGATTAATCTGTTTGCAAAGCTCACCAACAGCATGTCGACGGAAGTTTTTGGTGGAAGACATCGGATAGTGGCAGGGCTGGAGGTTAAGTCGGATGGTAATATTGGTGCTGGTTTTCAGTACGATGTTACTAGACCTGCAAAGAAAGCGGGTTCATCAACACGTCCTAGGTCATATAACGACATTCCTTTTCTTAACATCTACTCCGCCTTCCTTGAGGACAATCTTACCTATAGAGTAGCCAGTAGGGACCTGAAGGTTCAGGCTGGTTTACGCTACGACCTTATTCAGCCAGGAACTAACGTAGAATCGAGCGTGCTTGCTCCACGGTTTAATGCCTCGTATAAAGTGGCTTCGTTTTTGGAAATTCGCGGAGGCTACGGTGTAACGGCAAAGGCTCCTGGGCTTGTTCACCTCTACCCCAATAATGCATACTTCGATTTGGTGAGCTGCGATTACTACTCTTCCCTGAATCCAGCGGAAAGACTAACTCTTCTTACCACCCGGGTGATATCAACCGAAAACCATAGCATTAGATCTTCAGAGAATAGCAAGGTTGAGGTGGGTGCCGATTTGTCGTTTGGTAAGGTGAAGTTGGCAATTACCCTGTTTCAGGAGAAGCTCCGTCACGGTTTTAGCTTCAGCCAGACCGTAAAACCGGTAACCTATGATTACTGGAATACCTCTGATTTGGTTCTTCAAACGGGCCAACCACCTCTTTACGATCCAAACAATCCTTCGGTAAAAGATACTGTTTTCATGGCCATCTACACCACCCCAACCAACTCTGTGAAGGAGGACAATAAAGGGATAGAGTTCGATCTGAACCTAGGTCGAATAGATGCCATTCGCACCTCCATTTCTGCCAACGGAGCCTACATATACTCCGAGCGTTCTTCATCCGACAACCTTGTTCAAACTGGGAAGAATCAGCAGAACTATACCCGTTTGGGGATATACCCAGCCGATGCTAAGTTGAGCCGTAACAAGCGATTTACCACAACTATTCGCATCGTTCATAATATTCCTGAGCTACGGTTTGTTGTGTCTCTTACCATTCAAACCATTTGGTTAAACTACCAGAAATACAGTTGTGCAGAGTACCCCATTGGGTATATCGATTCGAAAGGAGTACCCACGTGGTTGACCCCAGAACAGGCACGTCTGCCCGAATATTCCGATTTGGTTGCGGTGGTTAACCCTAATGCTTCAAAGGCAGAGACTTGGCCAAATTTGTGGCAGTTTAACCTTCGGTTAACCAAGAATATAACGCCTAATATTGGCTTTTCCTTCTTTGCCAACAATGTTTTCTACAGTCGCCCTACGGTAAAAAGCAAGCGCACTGGTACCTATCAAACACTTAACCCCAACATCTTCTTTGGCACAGAACTATATATGAAATTCTAA
- a CDS encoding DUF4876 domain-containing protein, translating to MKKLLCFVLPLAVAVLVSCTKSDSNTTYTATVTVSYPDTYIQQHAVGADVSIKNTTTSVTYTGVVGSDGTAIFENVEPGSYTVTSSITLDAQQAKEVSGIEISVGLRAVKNVEIYGVESASFAMVLEPYSQGSLVIGQVYYQGCKTPSGANYKADQFIEIYNNSDQVVYLDGLLISDIWGNPSGTTPTEFQSDNSNVYASTVWQIPGTGQEYPLEAGKSIVIAQTALNHLEQNANSIDLSGSKFETYVEKQNGTDVDVAESINLNLQYFTFLGYDYYLNMNGPAIVIWRTDNFDALAKCLRPGTTSTALYIQIPNALVIDGVEILADANSSGLKRLNTPIDATFAYGQGLYSGYTMKRKVANTTDDGRKVLQDSNSSADDFECVTPVSLGF from the coding sequence ATGAAAAAGTTATTATGTTTTGTCCTTCCCCTTGCAGTGGCTGTGCTAGTCAGCTGCACAAAAAGTGATAGTAATACAACTTATACTGCCACTGTTACGGTGAGCTATCCCGATACCTACATCCAGCAGCATGCTGTAGGTGCCGATGTTTCCATAAAGAATACCACCACTAGTGTTACCTATACTGGCGTTGTTGGTTCGGATGGAACTGCTATTTTCGAAAATGTAGAACCAGGCTCCTACACTGTTACTTCCAGCATCACCCTCGATGCTCAGCAGGCAAAGGAGGTATCCGGTATTGAGATTAGCGTAGGATTGAGAGCCGTAAAGAATGTTGAAATCTATGGTGTTGAATCGGCCAGTTTTGCCATGGTGCTTGAGCCATATTCTCAGGGCTCTTTGGTAATTGGACAAGTTTATTATCAGGGTTGTAAAACCCCTTCTGGTGCCAACTATAAGGCGGATCAGTTTATAGAGATTTACAATAATTCGGACCAAGTAGTTTATCTCGATGGACTGCTTATCTCCGACATCTGGGGAAATCCATCAGGCACAACACCTACCGAGTTTCAGAGCGACAATAGTAACGTGTATGCTTCCACCGTGTGGCAGATTCCTGGTACAGGACAAGAATATCCTCTTGAGGCTGGAAAATCAATTGTTATTGCACAAACTGCCCTTAACCATTTGGAGCAGAATGCCAACTCCATCGATTTATCAGGTTCAAAGTTTGAAACTTATGTGGAAAAACAGAATGGAACTGATGTTGATGTTGCTGAATCGATAAATCTAAACCTTCAGTATTTTACTTTCCTTGGTTACGATTACTACTTGAATATGAATGGTCCTGCAATTGTTATTTGGAGAACCGACAACTTTGATGCCTTGGCAAAATGTTTACGCCCAGGTACCACCTCAACGGCACTTTACATACAGATTCCCAACGCCCTCGTTATTGATGGTGTTGAAATTCTTGCTGATGCCAACTCCTCCGGATTGAAGCGGTTAAATACACCTATTGATGCCACCTTTGCTTATGGTCAAGGGCTTTACAGCGGCTATACCATGAAGCGTAAGGTTGCCAATACTACCGATGATGGTCGTAAGGTGTTGCAGGATAGCAACAGCTCTGCCGACGATTTTGAATGTGTAACTCCTGTTTCTTTAGGATTTTAG